In the Diospyros lotus cultivar Yz01 chromosome 13, ASM1463336v1, whole genome shotgun sequence genome, TTACAAGCTGTTAATAATTCATTGCATTTGAATCCAAGATAATCAAATGCTTTTTAACTCGTTGCTTCTTCACCCAAAGAAATGTTCTTAATTCTACGGAGGGAGCTCTAACCAGTCAAAAGTAATAATGCATAACGATGAAAGACACATCTGAGCTCTCTGTACTTGATGTTCAACAACTGTTGAGTGTGAAATTTCTTGGTGTTTTTTCCCCCTATAGAGATGGGTAATACGTTGGTATAAATGAAAGGTTCATACTAAAATTTCATATACCATGATAAAACTCATTAATATGAATGTTTTGAATATACCACACATTTCGTTTTGACGAGGgacaaaaaataaatgtttttatatgcaattttaactttgttttagaataaaaaattatttttacaacttAAACCACGATCTTTTAGTCATAAAGGAACAATCTTATTGTTACAACCAAGACCtgtcctttatttttctttcttaaatCGAAAAGGAAGATCGGTAAACCACTGGGGACCTTGACTGAGAGTTTGTCTCAACGCTTACCCattgagaaattgaaagaaatgataaaagaCTAATGGTGTAAAAAACAATAAATCCCAAATATCTACAGTTTAACATATACAAATTTACAGGGATAAGCTGCAATAGCATCAAATTTAATCTTGTTCCATTCAATAACATATTACTAAGAAAAAAGGGTAAATGATCATGAGAGAATTTACGATACGTTGAGTATCGGGAAATATCAACACAAAACGTAGCCCTTTTTGGGACCAGGGATTAAAGGCCAAGTGGCAACCACACATTGGCTGCTCCAAAACACTGCCGTTTTAGAGCTTGTGTGATTGGATGGTTAAAATGACAACCTCCCTTGTCATTCTATATTGTGGCACGTTTGATTATCCCGATTGCAATTCTTGTCATGTTGCTTATTGTTGTGGATGTCGTTGATCTTATCATCTGGCTTATCTCCGTAGTTGCTTTGCCTCATACCTTACCTGTTTATATCCCTCTACATTTGAGCAAGGAGTCGGGTTGCTTTTGCTTAAGggtttcctctcattttctctatacatcttcttcttcttcattttctctagtTCCTTAGGTATGCCTTCTAATCTGTTTGTGGTCTTTGGGCATTTTTGTTACAGGACCAGTGAGTGTATAGTGAGGGTGTAAGTTTGTACAGTGAGggtgtaaatatttttttgactagTGCAGTGAGTTCTTGTCGTTGGAATTTAACGTGAATGTAGCCCTATATTTAAGGGTAAACCACGGTAAAATCTTGTTGTATTCTTTtcgttttgttttttgtttttgtgtatacatatatgtgtgctTCTAGCCTTTGAATATTTATTTCAGATTCATTCGGTTTTAAGTGCTAGAGGTGACCGAGCCTATTGCTTTTCCCGACAACGATAGAAGAAGCTTCATGACGCAACTACTTTCCTAAAGCAAGAGTACACAAAATCTACATTTACAGGTCCTCTTACTGAACTATAAAATTCCATCTCAATGTTCCACATACAAAACAGTCTTGCCAACCCGCAGGAACAGTTACTTTCTAAGTAGATGCTAAGCCAGAGACATTGACCTACAATAACGAGGCAGGAACACTAAACTTTTTTGTCAAATGTGTGATCTCCTGTATTCTTGTAATGTAAAGCCACCTGAGACCCTTTATATGACGCGGCCTCTCTTATGCAAGGATGAAGTGAAATAAGTGTAGTGCACTACATACTTCAATCTGTTTGGCTCTGATATAACAGAgtaaattataactatataagcAAGAATATATCATTGTCCTGAAGTGCCAAGAGTcattcaagaaagaaaaaagacaatGGAAATTTCTATCATTCTAGTACATTTGATGAAAAAGCTTATCAACTCCAGCATCTAGTGCAATAAGAGCGAAAAGGGAATACATACTGTACCTGTCATGACAGATATTTCTTCAGGTAACAACTGTAAATGGGAAATAGTTTCACCTTTCCATCCTTGGGAATGCCCACTTGATTAGCACCCGGGCAATGACATTCTCCTATGTTCCAGATGCCTTTGGCCAATGAGACATCCTAAACCTATCTCTTCAACACAAAAAATGCAATGAGGGCTATTGCCAAACAACAAATATGCACTAGCCATGACCTGAGAAGGTTCTTGATTCCTATTTCTGAACAAAGCCGACATACACGATCCCAAAAGGTATGCCCCAGAACAAATTCACAATTATTCTAGgagaaaaaaaagtcaaaaggaACAGAAGAGTTCAGCCCATAGATTGCAGGCGGAAGAAATTTACACGATGTTCATGCAGAAGGGATTCTAagacaataaatagaatgggttTAGGGCTACATGTTACATGTCACCTTGTTATCAGCAGCAACATGCTCAGCTATAGGCTGCAGTCAATCTATGGAAACAGTGAGATTGAGGCACCCAGTTCTTGAACTGAGAACCTGAATAAATTAAGTTGGTGAGCAGTTAGATAAATTGTTATCTAACTactaaatttgaaaaaagaagaTCAAAGCAACTTATTGCCCTGATATTGAGGGGACGCACAAGAAATACTTAAAACTTGCATAGTCAACGTTACCCAATTACCATGTCAATAAATGACAAATTACAGTCCCCATATTCAACTTGACGTATGGCATGCAAGAAGTCTGCATTTCCTATACCATTTCCCACCTCCTGAACATAGATGACATTTCATAAGATCAATTGAGGGACTCTGATGTACACTTTACTATTTGGACACTGTTCCACATGTCCAAATGTCTGGGAGGAAATGAGTTGATCCAAGCTGGGGAGTCAATTTATAATCCTTTAAAGAACTAGGCCTATTCAATGGATTCTCTATTCACCGTCTGGGTAGTGATGAAGATTGTAGACTTGTGTGCCCTCAAATCACAAGTCAAGTGATTAAATCATGATAAGTTGGGATTCTCACCGATAGATTATGGGCTCGACTCCTTATTCTGCACagtaaaacaaaattttcacaTGAGATTTACCTCTCTTATGTCGAAATCGAGGGCACGAGCGGTGGAGAACCACACAAGGGTGGTAATCCCAAGATTGTAGGCTTGTGTAAATGATAGGAAATATTGTGCCAGATTTATAAATGAGCATTTCTAGAAGAAATTTGAGGGGCGGGCTTAATATACTTATCTAAGGCTGGATTTCACATTTTGTAGCATGATTGTGCTAGAAAATGACCATGAAAACTTGGTTGGTGGAACTGGCCACAGTTTACTTTATGCATAACATTTTGGGGGGCAAAAATAGGCATCTGTTTTATGCTGATTCACACTTTGAAGGAAGGCGTACAACATTTTCTTAGATCTTATAGAAAGAGTGGATTATAAAGGTGTATAGTTTTTGATAGTTTTAATATACTGCACTAGTTCATGGCCATGGATACCAACAGCAGATACTTAGGAAAGGGGAAGCAGTAATGATAGGAAATGACCCTTTTTTCCCAATTCCCGGAGATCCAACGAATAACAGAAATAAGAGATACAGAGCAAAGGTTGTCATTGTAACAAGATTCAGACGCTGCATAGTGCACATACTACACAAGTTAATGCGTAGCAATAGCAGATGCTTATGGAGGGAGAACTGGTAACGATAGGAAATGAcccttttttttctcaatttcaggAGGTCCGAAGAATAACACAAAGAAGGGATACAGAGCAAATGTAATCACTGTAGCAAAATTCAGAGGCTGCATGGTGCATAGATAAAACAAAAATCCACCATTCTTTCTTGTGTTTATGCGTCCAGCTGTCTTTGTTGACGGGGGCATGTGATAATACGTTCTTAAACATTGTTTaccttattttccttttcatttgtgtgtgtgtgtgtgtgtgtgtgtttggacTGGGAAGGAGGAGGGTAATTGCTACAAATGTAAACCAGTAAAGTACTTAGAATATAAAGAAAATTGCATCCAGAGGAGCTTACATGCCTGCCATGTATGGGGATGATGGTTGTTGGAATGTCAAAATTGCAACCCAAAACAATAAATAACCAGGGTCCATGGTTTCAACACATCCTATACTAAGTAAAGccaaatttgagaaaaaaatattacttagaTGTCAATTACAGAATGTCAAAAGTACAACGGGCTATACtgaaaaatggccaaaattggccatAGGTTTCTACGAAATGTACATGCCATCAATCTCccatgaaaaaaaagaaaaaagaaaaggatttgATGGTTTTCTGTGTGTTCTACGCCATCAGCCTTGCAAGTACAACACAGTTTAGGCAGAATATGACTATTGCCCTGTATAGTTATCACATCAAGAAGACCATACAATGTAGGGCATAAGCTGGAAAAGCCcaagtttgaaaaataatggCAGTACACACTTTTCTGGAGCACGGTGGCAACACAAAATAATGGCAGTGCTCAATCATTCATAGACTGCAAAGCAAATGCTAAGAACTCAATCATTTGAGCATCATCTCTGGATAAACTCCTCTAGCTCTCTCCGCCCAAATGTCCCTCCAAGATTAGTAGCATCAGTGGATCTCACAGCAAAGTAAAATATCAGCCAAGCCACCATGAAATAAACCTCCATCACGGACTGGAAAGCAGTTGTAAAGTATTTCCCCACATACTGAACCAAAATCCACCTTGTAAATGGTCCACATAGCATAACCTCAAAACATTGAATGACAACGGCCTGCTGAAACATCGTCAATAACAAATAACACCCTTCTCTTACAGTTTCCAGCAAATCCCTCCTATGGTCTACAATTGCAACCCAAGAACCCACAGCAAAAATGAATTCCACAATTATCTCCAAGAAAATCCACACAAGCAAGAAACTTGCAGTATCCTTCTCGAGTTCCCAAATGAATGGAGACATTATCAGGAAAGGCATCGACTTTAACCGCACAAAAATCTTGAAGAATGAATACTGATCTCCAATTTCACCTAAGAACAAAATGCTCAGAATCTGCGTGACTACATCCCTCACAAACCATCTAATAAGAATAAACCCAGAAAGCCGTCTGAAACCCAAACTTAAACCATCTCGCATAATCCGAGCCTGTGGATAGTGCCTCCCTAATATACGATTCACAACAGCAACAAAAACAATCCCAAGAATGAGAGTATAAGTAATTACAAAACATAGAACTACATGTCCATATGCAACACATAtcaaaaatacaacaaagaaaacatcCGATGCATTATGCTGCTGGGGTTCCAAACCTTTAACCAAGAATTCCCAAATCACCGACCTTTCCGTCTCATTATCTTCACCCAGTTCGGGTGAACTATTCACTTTCTTAAACTCATCCGTCATATCGGTCTCCTCCGTCGATAACTCTACAGATCCGAATGTACTCTCCTCGAATTGAAAAGACAACCGCCAGCGAACGATTTCGAGAAACCTAATTCCGTTATCGGAAACAGAATTTGAAAACCCTAACCTGGGGCCAGAGTTCCCGAGAATCAAGAAACTGGCATTAGGCGGCGCCTTGGGGCCGTCATCGCGGCCGAAGAAGTCGCCGTCGGGAACACCGATGCGAGTGATGAGGGGGCGGCGCCGGCGGTGGCGGGGTGGCTGTACGCCGGTGGTAATGTTTAGGCGAGAGAGGAGGAGCCGGAAGGAAGGGTCGCGGTCAACGGAGGCGGCGAGGAAGTTACTGCCTGTCTCGACATAGTAGCGGAAGCCGAGGAGAAGAAAGGCCAAGAAGACGAATGTAAGTAGATGCCAGTAGAAGATTGAGCTTGTTCGCCTAAGGAGTTGCGTGGCACTGTTCACGGCGAATTCCGGCGGATCCTGGGGGCGGTTCATGGCGGCGCCGAATCGAACTCTCTCACTTTGGCGCTCTCGCTTTCTTCTTCGAATCGACCACAAGAATTCGGCTATTCTTCGACATGGAGAGTGGAGGGGGAAGGAAAGAGAACGcgatttttatttgttgtgttgAAGAAAATTTTACCGTTGGTTTTAataagaaacagagagagagagagagagagagggggggggggtggcaTTTGTTGcggcttaattaaagaaattataatttataattttttagattataatttttaaaatttagaataagttATGAATCTGTTTGTTGCAATTTCTTAGAAATTGTAattaagtagttgtggtgtttgataccataagctgtaacataatttatttttgtataattatccataatactcttagtagttatagaatgataatttaaaaattaattaatgtatatgtataagtttcaagtgttataaaaaaattaattaaagtatagagaaagagaaagatgacgaaagagaggaagagatttgaaaatggagatggcgatggagaagaaaaactaatgattgcgtagacaagagggtaattctttactaacaacaagaacaaaattgtcataaaaatataattatttaagtaaaagTTGTAAAAGCtagggtaccccagctttgaaaaagctAGCTtttaccccttctaaaagctagtaaaaactataagttataattctatAAGCTAAAACAAACATTAAATCTCAACTTTTTTGAAACTAGAATCTAGAAGTTGCACTTTtaaagctgcaacaaacaggacCAAATTATGCTTCGTATGGTagtttgatattaaataataattgtattaTAAGTAAGTTTAATTTTTCGTTCCTTTCGTGAGCTTTCTATTAAAGATTCGTGCAAAATAAAGTTAATCACTATTACACGTATTTAGTAAGAACTAacttattaagaaaatattcaCCATTAGATTTTTACTTTGGGAGAGAATTGTCTAGATTTAGTCCACACCTTGATCTAGTGTGCAAAATACCCTTTAACTACATTCACTAACATTTTCTTTAAAGTTGTATAGAATTACACAATAATTCAGACTTCTTATCAGACCCTGATATTCAAATGTGGACCCTCCTTAAATATATTCACCAATTTTATTCAAAGTCATTGAACATTAGTCTCAAACAACATCTATCCCCATTATCTATCCACTCACTCACTCACAATGTTCCCACCATAATTGCCAAATTACTAACTAAATAGGTTCACTAACAATGACATCCCTAATAAATTCAAACTACTTGTGATTACGCTTTTAACCTCATTGGATAGTTCTCCCATCACACGTCACTCGATCACCCATGCTTTTTCATCAAGAGCAATGATGGGTGTAAAGTGTGTGAGGTTGAGACTTTCCAAGGATGGGGTATAAACATTGCACTCGGCAAAGatcttgtttttcttcttcttcttcattttcatgGGCTGCTACACTTGAAAACCTAATGCATTTCAGTGTTGTATTTGTCCATTAATTTGCCATTTTGAGTGACTTTGATTTCTCATATACTCTTTATCCTTTATTGATCATTGACTTAAGTAATAGAAGAGATTTTCTGAGCAAGTTCTAAATAAAATAGACAGAACAATCTATTTTACAAACAACATGCATGCCGCTTCTATTGAAGaaattttatcatcaaagaagCCAACTTAATTAGTAAGTTCATAACATCATCTCAATCCATacatttacaaaattattgatAACAAAATCTTGAAGCATAAACAAAAAGATATAttcatcattttttataaatgtaagaacatatataataaattaatgtctgcattctattttctttcactttcaccttctttttttctccatAAGCTCTGGTTCCAAATATGGACGAGAGCAAATTTTCTTTccaataaaaggaaaaaaaataaacaaaaacaaatgagaaagaaaatgtagaagaaaattaaaacgAGTTAACtgtcttttcctttttatgtgTTTATGTCGCAGGGAATAATCTGACCTTAATTCCCATGCATCATGGCCACGGCGACAGGATCACAGTAATCCTCTTGTGTGTGTTCCAGATGCTTTGGGCCACCCGGAAATTCTTAAAGCTATCTCCTCAACATTCTCAGTCCTGAGAAATTAAGGTTCCTACATCACGAAAACATCTTAAAATTTATCCAAGACATCCGTTGCCGGTACAAACATTACCTGCCAGCCATGAACTCTTGAGAAGGTTCTTGCTTCTGTCCCGTTTCCAAAAACAAAGCCCACGTACCTAGAATGAGAAAATGCatcatccatatatatatatatatgtcgatatatattttcattgccgactatatatatatggttagtgacaaaaacaaaaaaacataggAATCAGAGCTAGCTACGGTAAGAGCTTTTCTTGTGCATATCCTTGAAGAATTAGCAGATAACAGGAGCGGAAAGATTCATCATGAAGACCTGCAGACGGATCATAAATCAATGATATTTAATTCTTGCAGAAACTActgcaaacacacacatatctaGGTATATATGTGGGCGGCCATTTCAATTATATGACAGAAGAAAATGCCTTGTTATTTGCAGCTGCATGTTCAGCAACAAGCTGAACGCGGACTCTGGGGAGATCTACAGTTgcatcaaaatcttattttaagggagaaaatagagaattgAACAACAAAATTAAGGAATCAAATGCCACTATAACTCTACAAATTAAATGTGTATTTGTCTCAGAAATTGGTTGAATACTATACTAAGGATAGATTGCAAAATCAAGGAGGACATGACACGATTTCAACCGAAACACTGGATTCAAAAGATTAATTGTTGATTCAAAGTTTTTAAAGCGTGAAGATTTCAAGGACTTGAATATTTAGGAGTTGAAAAAGTTCAAAGAAATGGTGTAAACAACCATGCATTGGCAAGATCTATTGAGCTGGCAAACCTAGATAAGGGTGAGCATTCTgttatttttgtgatttgacAACTGAATTAACTTATCTGAACTTATATACAACAAGAGCGCTCAATTGAACCGAAATTCGGGCTCAAGGTCCAACATGGCTCACATTTTTACGTGGAAGGCCAGGCCTAGCTAGCCCAGCACACAATTTTTTTGGTGTGTTCAGCCAGCTAAAGATAAAATCTGCATCAGTTGCTGAAATCTACAATCTGAAAATAGCCCAACACCACCAGCATTCATAGAATGCAAGGAAAATGAACCCCCCAAAAAAACGTCAAACTTAAAGCTTgtaccctttttcttttaatttattctgaaatttcAGTTTAGTTTATATATTAATCATTAAAGTCTATTGCAATATGATGATGTGGTTTACTTGCTGCCCTAACCGTTTGTTATCTGCTCTCAGATGGCTTATTGAACGATCAATAACAAATACAACAAGTGAGAAAAGCAGCCAAAGATGCAGGTAGTAGATTGATTCTCAGGCAATAGATTGCACCAAAAAATAGAGGTTCGAGTCATGACAGTCGCAGTGTGAGAATTTCACCTTTCCTGTGGAGTGACTCTTTATGAGTACCATATACTGTACCTCTTATTTAATGTATTGTCGTGTACCGTGATTAACCCCTCCTACATACATGGAGCAATGTGTAGGACCAGTGAGAAATTTCACCTTTTCCACCCAAGTGAGAAAAGCACTTACAGACTAGAGTTGAGCATGATATGAATTGGTTAAACGATATGAATTGGTTAAACGATTGGCATAACACTGAAACCCGAGAATAATAGATCtgaaaaagggggcaaattttAGACACATTCAAGTCAAATGATAATCTAGAATAAAAACCGCAAGTTTGAAAAACCATCTTAATCAGATATTTATCAGACTCGGAACCCGTAGGAAAGCATACAAACCGGAAGTATGCAAGGCAATCGAGACCAGTCCAAGAGAGGGTTGCCCAATGCCCATTCCCATTAATAGAATGCCCTCGCAGGACTCCATCGCTGCTGCTCAGTGTTGAGATGGGATGGGAAGCTGGAAATGGCAAAGCCAGGCATTTGCCGACAGAGAAGGAAGGAACTAATAAGCTGGCTGGCTGGCTCTATCAATCTACATAAGATAAGATGTGCAGAAATGGCGATTAGattattgattgattgatgggGTTGAAAAGGGCAGAGAGAGGGGCAAAGCGAGAAAATGGTCAAAAAGTAGTAAGTGCTGGTACGATTAAAAAAGTACCGACGAttactttttcattttatttactaAGTGTGAATTTTACgggactaatttttaaaattaggcGACTTTCTTTTCCTAtacattatttaaatatatttaataagatCACAGTCTACACATACTCAAAATTAAACATTCAGAGTAATCCATGTaagatttgtttttcaattttattattattttatagttaAATGTTGTCTTCTAATAATAATTCTGCTTTTTAAGTTGTCGCACTGATTTAAATTccgatattttatataaaacccCAAGTACTTGATCATTGCATCATGCTTGTAGAGGCTACTGcatcttcttattcttcttcttttttttttttttttaataacccAAAAGTCAGAATTTACATCCTACTATTCTTGGGAGAAGTGGCTCTCACCCCAACCCACTTTCAGGTAAATCATAATTTAATCTAACGCATTTAGAAGATTTTAAATATGAGTTCTCAAACATATCTATCACCTACTGTTGTCATTAGAGTCACCCATGGGATGtacatcttcttttctttctttttttattcacCTGAGGTGTCTGAGTTTTGCACAGCTAATCCCCAGGGGTGGGTGATCTTCCCTCCTGATGCATCATCCAGATAAATCCAGATACAGACACAATCTATACACAACCGAGCTAGACATTCGGCACAGTTCATGCGAAACTTAAACCTTTAAGAAAATCACCACACTGATTCAAACCTTAATACTCCATATAAAACTCTAGATGTTTTACTACTATACTATGCTCATGGAGGGCtacatcttctttttcttgggATTATTATTGTCCTTATGTGGTCCTTTGCATCTCACGTCCTCGATTTCGACAGAGAAGGTAAATCGCAGATAAAGACTTTATCTCATTGCACAAGATAAGGAATCGAACACACGACTTACTGGTGCGAATCTCAACTTTATCGTGGTCCAATCACTTGACCTATGCCCTGAGAACCTATATCTTATTCTTCTTAGGATTACCATCCTTACGCGATCTCCTATCGCTCGTGCCCTCAATTTCAACAGATAAAGTAAATcgtagataaaaattttatctcacTGCACATGACAAAAAGTCGAACCCATAACTTAGtgaaacaaatattaatttatcataactCAAATACTTAACCTCTGCCCTAAATTTTAATAGAGGAgatacatcttcttcttcttcttaacaTGCCCTCCTCGAGGCCCCACCACTTGATCTCacgatttcttcttctttagtgTGATggttgataatagttctagttTGACTCTTGCCATGCCACTCCCCAATTCCCCGCAGCCAGCCTCATgtcctatatatttttttttataatttatatacttatttaacaaatttttaaagattatattcttaaatttataattatttataaaaataaatattttaaaaagtaaataaaaaaagtcaGTTCAACAAATGGGGTGGTGGAGACAAACAATACTTTTCGCCAtttcttttaagaattgagttgatttttttcatttttggaaACAAACACAATaactgaaaacaacaaaattaaacgAGAATGGctacaagtataaattttattattatccaCATGTGAATAAGAATAatagtttaagattattttttatttataagcaaAATTTAAGTCAAAGTAAATTTGGATGTTTAGATAAATAAATGGAATTAATTTAAGTTTCATGATTTAAAAATCCTAAAACTTAATCCCCAATAATAAGCACTTACAAAAAagcttttgcaaaaaaaaaaaaaaaaaaaagccaactCAACATCTCAAATGCTATGCATATTCTACAAATTTACCACAAACACATCTCAACACCATGTAATTTGCAATGTGTAATAAAACTGcaagaataataatatgataCTCAAAAGTTAAAAAGACCCACATTGGCTGAATATGTGGGCGGAATGGGAATGAGATTTTCAATTTCAACCAGCCAGCCCACAGATTCGGCAGATGTTTTCGGGCTGAATGAATATATCAGTGTGCATTAGGCAAAGAAGCTCTCAGCAGACATGACCAGAGGAGGGCTAAATATGGGGAAGAAAAATTGCCTAATATGCTTTAATTTATTCAAAGTGACAATGGCAGACAATGGCATTATGAGTATTGAGATTCTCTGGTGCCTCTCTTTGCGTTTCAACACTTAGCAAAGACCGACCAGTTTGACCTACAATGAATGCAAGCTTAATCAAGTTCTCCCCAAATCACATGCTGTTGGATATTAGTTGCCCTCATGAAAATCAACGACATGTGGTGGTCTTGTGCCCTCAAAAACTGCTAGACAACGTTTACAGCACATCTTCGAAAAGGATATCGCAGGGAAGAAAAAGTGTTCTCAACCCTACCCATAATCAAACATTACGAGTGCCGTGTTCTTAGAGATGATCAATGATTGCCTTCGTGAAATCGGCCGTTGATGAAGAGCCGCCGAGGTCAGCAGTCCGGTACTTTCCTTCGGCAATTGTGTTGATGATAGCATTATGGATCCGATCAGCTTTATCGCTCAGTTCCAGATGGCGAAGCATCATCACAGAACTCAACAGTAGAGCAGTTGGGTTTGCCAAGTTCTATGTATAGATCCAACAAAAGCAGCAGGTTAATTAACAAGTCGAGTTCTAGGAGATGAAACGCAGCACAAAAGAAATAACAGTTTTAAGGACACAAGGAGATGGAGTTCCCAAAAGAGAACAGCATATCAAAGAAGCAGATAAACAAGCGGAAAGACTCGAGCAGATGTAAGAATCCTCCAAGCAAAGGTTGGAAAGGGAAGTGTAAGGAAATATGATTaccagaaaaaagaaaaaggaattatATGCAATAGATCACCAACCAAAGTATCATTTAGATGGATGATAAAGCTAGGCTGTGAAGTCCACATTTCTATGGTTCATGGAAGTAGATTCAATGTTATGTGAGATATAATCCGACCATTCCTATTTACGAACTTGGACAGACTTTTTTTAGAAAAGTAACAATAATCAGTGCACTAGAAATCTCCAAGAACAGGGTATAAAAAGCCTGCGTG is a window encoding:
- the LOC127788800 gene encoding uncharacterized protein LOC127788800 produces the protein MNRPQDPPEFAVNSATQLLRRTSSIFYWHLLTFVFLAFLLLGFRYYVETGSNFLAASVDRDPSFRLLLSRLNITTGVQPPRHRRRRPLITRIGVPDGDFFGRDDGPKAPPNASFLILGNSGPRLGFSNSVSDNGIRFLEIVRWRLSFQFEESTFGSVELSTEETDMTDEFKKVNSSPELGEDNETERSVIWEFLVKGLEPQQHNASDVFFVVFLICVAYGHVVLCFVITYTLILGIVFVAVVNRILGRHYPQARIMRDGLSLGFRRLSGFILIRWFVRDVVTQILSILFLGEIGDQYSFFKIFVRLKSMPFLIMSPFIWELEKDTASFLLVWIFLEIIVEFIFAVGSWVAIVDHRRDLLETVREGCYLLLTMFQQAVVIQCFEVMLCGPFTRWILVQYVGKYFTTAFQSVMEVYFMVAWLIFYFAVRSTDATNLGGTFGRRELEEFIQR